In one Populus nigra chromosome 12, ddPopNigr1.1, whole genome shotgun sequence genomic region, the following are encoded:
- the LOC133669390 gene encoding DEAD-box ATP-dependent RNA helicase FANCM-like isoform X1, protein MTSTVPFQIIDDDDEFDWEAAVREIDAACERANNPVSTTINQASSSNVTPPVNILNNSSYSSFTKTGTCKQSTLDKFIGRANPPVKPTVEVRHHQGNGIINSDGRPCCVEIDAEAAKTWIYPVNVPLRDYQLAITKTALFTNTLVALPTGLGKTLIAAVVMYNYFRWFPDGKIVFAAPSRPLVMQQVEACHNIVGIPQEWTIDMTGQVCPTKRACFWKTKRVFFVTPQVLEKDIQSVAKHLVCLVIDEAHRASRNYSYCVAIRELLAIPVQLRILALTATPGSKQPAVQHIIDNLQISALEYRNESDPDVIPYVHDRKIELLEVALG, encoded by the exons ATGACATCAACAGTTCCTTTCCAAATAATCGACGACGACGAC GAATTTGATTGGGAGGCAGCAGTCAGAGAAATCGATGCCGCTTGTGAAAGAGCAAATAACCCTGTATCTACAACAATTAATCAAGCTTCCTCTTCCAATGTTACCCCTCCCGTTAATATTCTTAAtaattcttcttattcttcattTACAAAGACTGGGACTTGCAAGCAATCCACGCTCGATAAGTTTATTGGCAGAGCGAATCCGCCGGTGAAGCCAACGGTTGAGGTCCGACATCATCAGGGTAATGGCATCATCAACAGTGATGGGAGGCCGTGTTGCGTTGAGATCGATGCCGAGGCAGCTAAAACTTGGATTTACCCAG TCAATGTACCTCTCCGAGACTATCAATTAGCTATAACAAAGACCGCATTATTTACAAACACATTGGTTGCATTGCCAACTGGGCTCGGAAAGACGCTTATTGCTGCTGTTGTTATGTATAACTACTTCAGATGGTTTCCTGATG GTAAAATAGTTTTTGCTGCTCCTTCTCGACCGCTTGTGATGCAACAAGTAGAAGCATGCCATAATATTGTGGGGATACCACAA GAGTGGACAATTGATATGACCGGTCAGGTATGCCCTACAAAAAGGGCATGTTTTTGGAAAACTAAACGAGTTTTCTTTGTTACTCCACAAGTGCTGGAAAAGGATATTCAATCTG TGGCAAAACACTTGGTTTGTTTGGTAATTGATGAGGCTCATAGAGCATCAAGAAATTATTCCTACTGTGTAGCAATTCGCGAG TTGTTGGCCATACCAGTGCAACTGAGAATATTAGCATTGACTGCGACTCCAGGAT CAAAACAGCCGGCTGTCCAGCATATCATTGATAACTTACAGATATCAGCTCTTGAATATCGTAATGAAAGTGATCCTGATGTCATTCCATATGTTCATGACAGAAAGATTGAACTACTTGAG GTTGCATTGGGGTAA
- the LOC133669390 gene encoding DEAD-box ATP-dependent RNA helicase FANCM-like isoform X2 yields the protein MTSTVPFQIIDDDDEFDWEAAVREIDAACERANNPVSTTINQASSSNVTPPVNILNNSSYSSFTKTGTCKQSTLDKFIGRANPPVKPTVEVRHHQGNGIINSDGRPCCVEIDAEAAKTWIYPVNVPLRDYQLAITKTALFTNTLVALPTGLGKTLIAAVVMYNYFRWFPDGKIVFAAPSRPLVMQQVEACHNIVGIPQEWTIDMTGQVCPTKRACFWKTKRVFFVTPQVLEKDIQSVAKHLVCLVIDEAHRASRNYSYCVAIRELLAIPVQLRILALTATPGSLEYRNESDPDVIPYVHDRKIELLEVALG from the exons ATGACATCAACAGTTCCTTTCCAAATAATCGACGACGACGAC GAATTTGATTGGGAGGCAGCAGTCAGAGAAATCGATGCCGCTTGTGAAAGAGCAAATAACCCTGTATCTACAACAATTAATCAAGCTTCCTCTTCCAATGTTACCCCTCCCGTTAATATTCTTAAtaattcttcttattcttcattTACAAAGACTGGGACTTGCAAGCAATCCACGCTCGATAAGTTTATTGGCAGAGCGAATCCGCCGGTGAAGCCAACGGTTGAGGTCCGACATCATCAGGGTAATGGCATCATCAACAGTGATGGGAGGCCGTGTTGCGTTGAGATCGATGCCGAGGCAGCTAAAACTTGGATTTACCCAG TCAATGTACCTCTCCGAGACTATCAATTAGCTATAACAAAGACCGCATTATTTACAAACACATTGGTTGCATTGCCAACTGGGCTCGGAAAGACGCTTATTGCTGCTGTTGTTATGTATAACTACTTCAGATGGTTTCCTGATG GTAAAATAGTTTTTGCTGCTCCTTCTCGACCGCTTGTGATGCAACAAGTAGAAGCATGCCATAATATTGTGGGGATACCACAA GAGTGGACAATTGATATGACCGGTCAGGTATGCCCTACAAAAAGGGCATGTTTTTGGAAAACTAAACGAGTTTTCTTTGTTACTCCACAAGTGCTGGAAAAGGATATTCAATCTG TGGCAAAACACTTGGTTTGTTTGGTAATTGATGAGGCTCATAGAGCATCAAGAAATTATTCCTACTGTGTAGCAATTCGCGAG TTGTTGGCCATACCAGTGCAACTGAGAATATTAGCATTGACTGCGACTCCAGGAT CTCTTGAATATCGTAATGAAAGTGATCCTGATGTCATTCCATATGTTCATGACAGAAAGATTGAACTACTTGAG GTTGCATTGGGGTAA
- the LOC133669390 gene encoding DEAD-box ATP-dependent RNA helicase FANCM-like isoform X3 translates to MTSTVPFQIIDDDDEFDWEAAVREIDAACERANNPVSTTINQASSSNVTPPVNILNNSSYSSFTKTGTCKQSTLDKFIGRANPPVKPTVEVRHHQGNGIINSDGRPCCVEIDAEAAKTWIYPVNVPLRDYQLAITKTALFTNTLVALPTGLGKTLIAAVVMYNYFRWFPDGKIVFAAPSRPLVMQQVEACHNIVGIPQEWTIDMTGQVCPTKRACFWKTKRVFFVTPQVLEKDIQSVVGHTSATENISIDCDSRIKTAGCPAYH, encoded by the exons ATGACATCAACAGTTCCTTTCCAAATAATCGACGACGACGAC GAATTTGATTGGGAGGCAGCAGTCAGAGAAATCGATGCCGCTTGTGAAAGAGCAAATAACCCTGTATCTACAACAATTAATCAAGCTTCCTCTTCCAATGTTACCCCTCCCGTTAATATTCTTAAtaattcttcttattcttcattTACAAAGACTGGGACTTGCAAGCAATCCACGCTCGATAAGTTTATTGGCAGAGCGAATCCGCCGGTGAAGCCAACGGTTGAGGTCCGACATCATCAGGGTAATGGCATCATCAACAGTGATGGGAGGCCGTGTTGCGTTGAGATCGATGCCGAGGCAGCTAAAACTTGGATTTACCCAG TCAATGTACCTCTCCGAGACTATCAATTAGCTATAACAAAGACCGCATTATTTACAAACACATTGGTTGCATTGCCAACTGGGCTCGGAAAGACGCTTATTGCTGCTGTTGTTATGTATAACTACTTCAGATGGTTTCCTGATG GTAAAATAGTTTTTGCTGCTCCTTCTCGACCGCTTGTGATGCAACAAGTAGAAGCATGCCATAATATTGTGGGGATACCACAA GAGTGGACAATTGATATGACCGGTCAGGTATGCCCTACAAAAAGGGCATGTTTTTGGAAAACTAAACGAGTTTTCTTTGTTACTCCACAAGTGCTGGAAAAGGATATTCAATCTG TTGTTGGCCATACCAGTGCAACTGAGAATATTAGCATTGACTGCGACTCCAGGAT CAAAACAGCCGGCTGTCCAGCATATCATTGA
- the LOC133669138 gene encoding uncharacterized protein LOC133669138, with the protein MALNNGLRSASKLFTASESLLSKSVNRGIHSTGVKRMGGGHAHGHDEPFYLHAKHMYNLDRMKYQKIKMPLAVFTAFSIGVLVPVYAVIFQQKKTASG; encoded by the exons ATGGCGTTGAACAACGGTCTTAGATCAGCCTCCAAGCTATTCACTGCTTCCGAATCTCTTCTATCCAAGTCAG TGAATAGAGGTATCCACTCAACAGGGGTGAAGAGGATGGGAGGAGGTCATGCACATGGCCATGACGAACCATTCTATCTTCATGCGAAGCACATGTACAATTTGGACAGGATGAAgtatcagaaaatcaaaatgcctCTTGCTGTGTTCACTGCCTTCAGCATTGGAGTACTTGTACCTGTCTATGCTGTCATTTTCCAGCAGAAAAAGACCGCTTCTGGCTAA